The Hordeum vulgare subsp. vulgare chromosome 4H, MorexV3_pseudomolecules_assembly, whole genome shotgun sequence genomic interval GGTGCAACGTTGAGGTTTGGATTTTGGCATCCGCTCTATTGTCATGCTGCAGCTCTTCACTGGACAAAaataatttttgttttatttatattGCTTTGATCAGTCTGTTTTATTCAGGGCATCAAACTTTCAGGCACTGGGTTGCAAAACAAAATTCAGACAACTTGCTGAATCCTAGACTTTCATAGTTATCAAGACCTGCAACCGAATCTTTTGGTTGCACTCTCAGCTctgtgtaaactaatataagagcatttatattactaaagtagtgttctaaatgctcttatattacttTACGGAGGGAATACATGAGATCGATCATCTTACTCTAATGTTAAACATGGATTCCCGAGTTACTTCATTTGTTTTTGTTGATTGTAATGTTAAATATGGCGGATAATTGGATACAAACTTGTCTAAATGACTATTGCTGCTGCAGATCTTGTATATTAATTCTGGACACCGATTATTGATGCTTCTACAGATTGTCTACATTGATTCTGCACACTGAAGAAATGGGGTTTCAAATCAGCAAGGTGAGAACAGCCTTATTGTTTCTCTGTTCTTTCCTTTTTCTCACACAACAAAAAaactgaatttatttcttttgcaCTTTATGTTTCTTAATTTTGTCGGACTAATTCACAAGAACAAAAAACTAATTGTTGATGTTTTGTCTCTCCATATAGCTGGCAAGTCTGATAAAAGTGTCATTTGATACGAGAAAGTTCTACCGTTTTCATTTGTAAAAGATATCGAAGGGTTAATTAGGTAATTATGTTACAGTACTTGATTACCTTACCTGAGGTTAAGAAGGTGAGTTAATGCAAAATAACTTTGAAATCGCCTCCGTTTGCTATTCTGAACAACTTCTTTCTTCACATCATTTTGAAATTCTCACTTTGTTTTTTCGAGTTATCCATATTGTACCTATGTCATCCTGAATAAATGTGGCTGTTGTGAGAGAGATAGATGGAAACTGCAATTCTTGAGTGTCATTGTACATTATGTTGAGTTATATTTTGAAAATTACTGCTGCGATGTCTCATCAAGGTTAAGGCTCGTATTGCTTAACTAGATATATTGGTTCACCAAACTCACAATTATGAGGGACAAATAGCATAAACTCTTCTGATACAAGAATTTTTTCTTCTTATGTTTCCTATATCTGATCCACTTCACACGTTATGTTGTTGAATAAGGAAAATCTATCGGACATGGAGTTTTTGGTCCCGAGCTCATTTGCTCCCTCATGAACagtgaaataaaaaaaaatagtaggaacattcaaaaaattctgatttttttgtgATAAACTTTGACAAAAGTTTTGTATGCTTACAAAAGTTCAGCTCGAAATAACATTTGTGGAAGTCGTGAAAAAAAATTCGATGCTCCAAAATGCTAGTTTTAGATACATTTTGGActgttgattttgtttttttcgcTGCAACTTTCAGGAATGTTATTTCGTGCTGAATTTTGATACGCATGTAAAACATTTGTTAAAGTTTACCataaaaaaatttcagaattttttaaagtattttactttttttttattttactgttcaGGAAGGAGCATTTGAGCTCGGGAGTAGAATAGGACTTTCcaaatctatctatctatatatatatgtataactATGAATTAAACTGCTCGTATTTATTCACATGTGCATTCttaattcatcatcatgagaacatGGTctctttttttttagaaaaggaggatgacccccggcctctgcatctgggagatgcatgcggccattttattgattattctcgaggaccttacaaagcagTACAACAATATGTCTGTATCCGTCATCTTGACAacatctgtcgctactcctattcatatgatgaaggggtgcaagctgggccaaatacccagacctctcacctaagcctagcATCTAAAGCCATAGaccctgaccgagccacataccgggtccggggcGCAAACCGAtccgacgcactcacatgtgtcgtcgccTCCATCTTTcactggtccatcttcagatcagattgaggtaccagccttggcaggtgcctccgctatcgacgccatcatgacgccaaacgacgacctccacctacgcgagtccatctccaagcaacgaacggagatccatgctaggatagggccgcaccaccgccgtcgcccaccacccacaagagccacccagccccaaggttcccaaagcggcgccttcaagaagggaacggcgccgtgagcgccgccgctgcccaacaaagttaaggctttcgcccgggagacctaggggaaggggaagtgaggggatcagtccataccgacgcctccaaggaggggaacggcgccctcaggcgtcgcgatcgacgcggccggccatggccgaccagagatttcgcccgaactagatccccacCACCACTAGCACCCCCTGTACAAAACCGGCAATCCAAGAAAGCGCGGCCCGACCAGGCTGCCCCGCACGCCGAACaagggaggaggggagaggcaccAGATCGCGCGCACCGGCCACCGCAAAAGCCGCCGCAGGACGCCAACGACCACCGGATCTCGCCGCCCGTGCGGCCGAGACGCCGGATCCACCTCCCGCACGGCTGCTAGCCTGCCGTGCCTCGCCAATggagccgccgctccagatccgggTCTCCGCATGCAGATGCAGGGCAGCctaggccccgccgccgccatccttggcgccccgggcttgcccggcggctgcctcaggcgacgacgaggaagggagggggagggggaggcggctagggttgggagggagggagggagacgtgGGAGTTTTAAGAGAACATGGTCTCTGTCTCTGTCACTCTAACAATGTGTTATGATTATCTGGCTTATCTTAATGTTGTCACACTGATACATAAGAACTGAAAACTAACTACAGTGTGGATGTGACAACTTGCACGACACAGCTCGACACGACGTTAGAACTCAGGAGAGCACCAACGTCGCCTAGGTTGAATTCAAGTTCTGCCTCCATATTATCCAGATCTCTCCTATTTTGGTGAGGTTTCAGAGATAAgagttgttgtatctatgcaagtGAAGAGTACTCCATCTGAATTTGATTGCAGAACAAGCAACATGTTTTTACTACATGCTTTTCAACTTCCTGCAGGGTGATCGGATTAATTGCTGATTATGCCTTCACTATTGTTGAATAAATTGGCTTCAGCTTTGATGCATGTGAAGTGTGtgtagtaattaacctagttctagtctaaacgtacacgtgtgtcctaatttggttagtattgcaaaccgagtaggattagtagtagtattgcaaaccgagtcgGTTTGCAGTAGGCCTAGTTTAGCAATATATATACGTATACCCCTGTGTAGTTTTTGTATCAGatcaaagcaaaaaataaaaacgaCAGGACCGAAACGGCCCTCTAGCAATCCAATCGCGTGTGCTCGTGTTCTCGTGTGCGTCTCGCCGGAGGCGTGCTCGCGTGCTGCTACGTACGTGCATACATGTGGAAGGATCCATCCAGCTATTAGCCTACTAGCTTGCTAGCTTTGAACTAGCGTGTGCTGCTGCTCTCTCGTGAATTGATCAGAAAGATCAAAACCCAATAAAGCAATAGATTCGAGCCTGTAGCAGCCACCGACGCCGAGTTCCGTTGATCGATCCGCCGAAATGCATTGGCTCGATCGTTGGGTATACTACGGCAGCACGCGCAAAATACTAGACTAACAAGCAATCCATTAAGCTGCTTGCTTGGTTGCTTGTTAATTCGTTGATTGCTAGCTCCACGTACAGATCGTTGGGTATACGTACAGATCGTTGGGTATACAAGCTAGCGGTTCAAAAGCCAACACCGTGAGGTGTGTGCGGTATGGGAATGATAACGGTATGTACCTGATTGCAAGGTTTGGGTATCAATTAAATTGGTGTCCAAACTTGGATAATACATAGGTTTTTTAGATTGCCCTTTGTATTTGTATGTTTTGCAGTATATCAAAGGCACAAGTAGTTCAGCTCTCAAGCCAACCTTTTCATACATGATTTCACATATGGTGCCTTGTGAAAATTTTCAAGAAGGAAATATTTCACCTATGAAAACCTAGGACTTacgagatgtggagtccgttgttTACCATGGAAGGGTGAGATCCTATTTTCTCTAAGTAGATTTTTTTGAAAGGAGGcatagccccggcctctgcatcgggtgatgcatgcagccattttattgatgaAGAAGTCTGAACGAAATACAAAGTAGTTCGAGaaaccaaaacaaaaaaaaagaaaaagtatTACACGGCGAACATAACGCCAAAACCGCCTAAGTTCAACGGTATACACTACTATGGTCCAATCCTATTAGCATGCCGCCATCCATATCGGTTGAAGTTCCAAGTAGATATAGTTATGTTTTGATACACTATAATACATATCTTTCCTAAATTGAATAATACATATCTTGTACAAAATTAAATGTCAACAAACTGGATGAAAATTAATTGTGAAATAACAACCTAATTTCATGGTGCAATCTAAGAAGAGCAATGGAATAATTGTTTTTTGATCAAGCAATTCGGCGACAACAATCAGCAGTGCCAAGGTTCAGTTCATCAAGGAGACCAACTACCACTACAATGTTCATTGATACAACACCCGGCAAACAATAAGACAATGGTGCAGCCAGCTGCTAATAAGGAGATGATTGTGGCCCTACAACCAAGACAAAGAAGACGCAAAAAAAGCCAAGAACATGCAGATAAAGTAAGCGTTAAGTTTATTTTCTGTGTGAGTTGGTTTATGTTTTGATACTTTTTATATTTGTTGTATGAGTATGGAGTTAAATAGGATGAATGATGTGCTCATCGGACAGACCCATGTTTTGTCTATATGTAAccatgagtatggtttcagaattgATTAAGAACACCCCCTCCCCCCGCCCATACACACTTTCTTTAGAGATGAAGGGAACATTTGTATTCCGTTTATACTCACACAAACTGTATATGTATCGATGAAGAGCGTGCACTAATAAAGAACATTTACTAGTAGCTCATAGGTAGGAGATACATTTTCGTAACTAGAAGAGTATCGTACAAGCCCAGCATGGAAGAGCATGCCTTTATGATAAACACATATTTACATTTTGAATTCTTACAATACTCTTCATAACATAGACCATCCACGTATCACCATAATTTTGTTTGTCATGGGGTTAACCTGTTTCGACATCTATAGTGTTGGCTTAACTATTTTGGGCAAGGGGTCTCAACTTGAGTTTAATTGGAAGTCCAAGTATGGGCGTCGGCTTTGGATCCCTCTTATAGGTTTCCTTTTGACAGGTTATTTCCCACCTGAACTGCCTTACCAGATAGTGCATGGCCACCATAGTTTCTACCCTTGCAAAGACATTTCCAGGGCACATTCTTGGACCCCCTCCAAATGGCATGTAGCTGTACGGAGGGGAAGATTTGTCAAACCGAGAAGGATTGAATTTGTTAGGCTCGTGGAAGAATTGTGAATCCATATGAGTGACACTTTGCGCGGCGAAGACCTACATGTTTCCATGTTACTGTTGTGTGATAGAGTCtttggaaagtattaaagaaataatttatTATGAAATGTATATGTACATACTTTCCACCCTTTAGGGATATGGTAGCCCTGGTATTCAATGTCTTTGGTAGTTGTTCGGAAGCTCCCAAAAACTGGAGGAATTGTTCTTAGTGTCTCCATTGCCACTTTCCACGTATACTTCATCTTTGCAACATCATCCCAAGTTAGAGCATCCTCTGGGTTTTTATTCCGTGCAATCTCATCTTGTTCTGTAGAAGATCAAAAGTTACAGAAATCAGATTAAGTTCCACGGTGTATAAGAAATTATCATTGTTTTAAACAAGTATGGAAGCAAAGCACAAAGCAGCATAATAATATACATACCTCTAGTAACTTTGTCAAGGATATCTGGCTCACTAGAGAGGTACCGGATCATGAAAGTGATAAGAGCAGAAGTCGTCTCGTGCGCCCCAACAATGAGACCCATCGCGTTGTCCACAATGTCTTCCAGAGTAAGGGAGTGCGCACCTTGAGACCGGAGAATGAGCATATAGCTGATGAAATCATCATCAGAAGTGGCATTTGCTTCCTGCAGCAGCGACTTTTCCCTTTTGTGGGCAATATTAGTGATAACCTTTCGTATCTTGGCACTTGCAGCCATACCTTTGTTGAACCGGGTGAATGGTATATTCAGCGGAAATGACAATATAGCCttcccaagagtaacaaaatcagtgcaaagaccttctttgatgGTAGCTGACTCTTGGCCTAACACAACTGAACATATAATAGCAAGAAAAAGTCTCCTAGCCGTTGGCAGGACCTGTAAAATCATCAACCACTCTTTTCAAATTCACGGCATTTCTCAAGTCCATTTATGCATTCTAGATTGTTGTATTTTAACCTTTTAAAATATATTTCGTATTTCTTTCTTAAAAAATTCTCGTGAAAACCAAAATTTTATAAGTGTATTGCATCATCTTTGTGAGATATAAAATTATCTTATGGTGCCCCTTGATATGTTATCATATTGACCCTCTAGCCTTCTACACAAGTACTCGATCcacccgttcctaaatataagtcattttaaaGATTTCTATATCAATTACACACAAGATTTctatatgaactacatacggaactACATACTCTACATATGGTGTTTGACAGACAtacaaatatatattttttgcagGTACTTCACAGAGCGGCGGCTTCGATCCGTAcctggtcattactcactcctgcggaaaCCAGAGAGCCTTTGGTTATTGGGTCTACCCGATGGGAGACGGTAGCGCgggatatcttcaaccggtttggatggcagtCCACTAATAGGATAGATGAGTAGACATCTAGGCCTATTTTGCCGGTTGTGGCAttattataatttttattttttagccTTATGTTTTTTGTTTGAGACTATGAGGTACCGAACTTTGTTTACTTCATTAATAAAAGGGCCGTATGCATCatgctgatgcagaggccggaggtaatcctccttttctaaaaaaaaaacatATCTAAATTACGTCTACAGACATTCGTATGTAATCCGCATTGaaaactctaaaaagacttatatttaaaaacggctgGAGTAGAAAATTATTCGCTTCATCTCTTAAGGAGCTGCGCTTCATCTTTATATTACCAAATATATCATCATGGAATTTCAAACAAtataaatcaataaatgcatgaacgaAGTACAGCTAATTTacgttattttctttattattttcaaTGTTATTATTGGAAGACACAAGATCAGCCATCAAGTGCTTATTTTCACTCTTCTCTGTTCTTGTCCGCATTGAAATATTCAGAACATGTTATATTTGCAAACAGAAGCAGTACTTCAGTTCATATAGGGTTTCTTCTTGGTAGTACCACTTCCATTGTGGGGCATGATAATTCAGACAGTGAACCTATAATTTGTGTATGTGAATGAAACATATAGGAGTATAGTTGAGCAGTAAGCGTCTCTCCATACCGTGACAGAGTCACGACCGACCCAGTTTAGCTCGATGTGGCTCCGGACCTCGTGGTCTATCTTGCAGACGTATCTTCTCACCATCTCTGGCTTCAAGTAGCCCTGCAGTGCGGCGCGGACCAGCTTCAGCTCGTTGCCCGTGAGTGTCAGTACCGACCGGCCGACGAGGGCTCTCAGCGCACCTGTCTGCGTCAAGATGAGGCCGTCGTTGCTGAATATGAAATGGTTTGCCGCCGGTCCGGCAAGTAGCACCGTCGGCGACCCCAGCAACGACATGGTAGAGACCGGTCCGTACTTCTTGATCCGGTCTCGAAACCATTGTTCGTCGGTGTTGCTGCGGAAGGCGCGGAGCAGGGAGAAAGTGCTGCCGATGAACGGCACGCCCAGATTACCCGGAGGCAGGTTGTAGGCTGCGTAGTAGAGCCTGTAGAAGTTTTTGTGAAGGAGTTGGACAACTGCAGCTACAAGCAAAGCAAGTACTAGCCCGAGGAGAATGGAGTAAGCCATAGGAAATTATGGTGAAGCCTGGAGGTTCGGTTTTGTGTACTCGAAGTTTATATGGAAAAGAAACAAACGTCACTGAAGCCTCTATCTGCTTGAAGGAAGCTGCATAACTAATTAACACGATTCACACGATGGAAAAAAAAAAGAATTCTGTTACTCCCCAGAAACCGACGTCTCCATCCAAGGCGGCGGGGAACCCTAAACAAATACCACAAGTGACATAAACAACGATGATGAAGAGATAAGGGGCAAAGTCCCCTTattgaaatactccctccgtcctaaaataaatgtctcaagcaTAGTATAACTTTGTATTCGAGCTAGTATAaaattaagacacttattttaagacggagggagtagtatataagGTAGATTACAATTAAACTCTTAGTTGTATTGTGTTTAAGTAAGGTAGAAATCTTGTCCTCCATATGATACCGCTAAAATACCGGACACCGTCAGGCCTACACCCTTTCATGCCTGTGCTTTTATGTTGACATAAATTATATCATGTGTCGACCCATTGTATATTGTATGCCTAAAATACAAGTGTCATATTAATTAGGAGTTTAGGACATGATTCCtaccttatttttctttttttgcaggTATTGTCTTACCTTATCTAAACACATTACAACTCAGAGTTCAGTTCTAATCTACTTTGAGTTCGTTTATGTATCAATTTAATAAACTTCACCTTGACAAATATTCCTCACCACTTTAAATTCGTTTATGTGTCAAACTTTCACGCACATTGGACTAGAGATTATCCCATAAGTATATTGCATAATGTTTGAGTCAAACTCTTGAATATAAGTGGCGTTCAATATATGCTCTTAGCTATAGAAGTGATCGAGCCAAGAGTATAATGAGAAACATAATGTTAGCGAGCATTTATCCCTTTAGGTTGAGGTTGACAAATTGTGATATTCTCCATGTCATTATATTCACAAGGTCATGGAAATGTGCAATAAATAATTTATACCGTACTAAGGATTATCTTACATTTTTAGTGAATTATAATTTTCCTTGGATGATATGCTTAAATATCAACATATATTTGTTAAACCTTGCACAAATCTTGCTTACTGCTCTTATTCAACCTTTTTATCAATTATAAGCCATATATACGCATATCCATGCTTTATATATGTATATTCGTGTTTTTAAGTAAACCTTTTTACTAAACTTTATGATACCTAAATTCATGGTCAATAAAAGTTACTAAAAAGCTTTTGTTTGTTTCTTATATAAAACCTGAGCCGGTCCGTGCGGGTGCACGGGTTGCAATTACTTACTAACTTCTTCCTGATTTATGGCCCCGTTCATATTTTTTGCCTATTTTAACTATGAATTTAACTAACAAAATAATATTGCATGCCACAGAAAATTATATCGTTGGATTCGTGATTTAACCTATTTTTTAATGATATTGTTTTTGGTTTTGTGTAACTTATACTTTATTAATGGAAATCCTGGTCATAATATGACCCTAAATGTAAGGGAGACTCATAAATCAGGATAGTAGAGTTCAGTACGAAAAGCTTGAGAATCAAATGCATGTCATCGATCGAGCAACCACTCTCAAGCTAATCCACTATACTGTAGCTCCATTGCTCCTGCAGTTTGCCATCCACATGACATTACATTTCTCAAGCTAATCCGCTCTCTGCTAATACTTTCCTTTCCGTCCGGCCGGCTGTAGCTGTTGATCTGATGCTGGCACAACAAAAGCATGGTAAACTTCGACGCCTTTACATGTACAGCAGTTTATTTGCACGCCAAACACGCGGACGAACGGTTAGATATCAAAAGATGCAAGAAACACAGAATGCTGTCCCCGTCGGTCGGTAGCATCTGC includes:
- the LOC123447093 gene encoding cytochrome P450 716A1-like; this translates as MAYSILLGLVLALLVAAVVQLLHKNFYRLYYAAYNLPPGNLGVPFIGSTFSLLRAFRSNTDEQWFRDRIKKYGPVSTMSLLGSPTVLLAGPAANHFIFSNDGLILTQTGALRALVGRSVLTLTGNELKLVRAALQGYLKPEMVRRYVCKIDHEVRSHIELNWVGRDSVTVLPTARRLFLAIICSVVLGQESATIKEGLCTDFVTLGKAILSFPLNIPFTRFNKGMAASAKIRKVITNIAHKREKSLLQEANATSDDDFISYMLILRSQGAHSLTLEDIVDNAMGLIVGAHETTSALITFMIRYLSSEPDILDKVTREQDEIARNKNPEDALTWDDVAKMKYTWKVAMETLRTIPPVFGSFRTTTKDIEYQGYHIPKGWKVFAAQSVTHMDSQFFHEPNKFNPSRFDKSSPPYSYMPFGGGPRMCPGNVFARVETMVAMHYLVRQFRWEITCQKETYKRDPKPTPILGLPIKLKLRPLAQNS